DNA sequence from the Pungitius pungitius chromosome 3, fPunPun2.1, whole genome shotgun sequence genome:
aaaacgaAACGCTCTTCGTTGTTATAGGCAACAATAGTCTGCCTGTTATCCGGACAACCAGCAGGATCTGCTCCACGCTCTTTCATTCCCAGCTCCTGTGCGTTGCCTCTTTGAAGGACACAGCTCGGGACCTGCTTATGGGCTCACTGCAGATCACCATCAGAATCGAAGCCTTTGGAGGGGGGatagggggagagggggagagaggggggggggggtttcagaggCCTTTTGTAAACAAACCCGTTTCAGCATCCCACGGGGAGTGACGCCTCTCTGCCGGTCGATGCTCTTGTCCCTGACGCTCTTTCTGTGGCGACTCTACCAACGTCTGTCCATCATGTTCAGCTCGGAGAGACTCACGGTCCCGGAATATGTCAGCcggctgcagagagggaggagggggtccggaTCCGGCTCGGGCTCGGGCTGCGAACCCAAAGCCGTCTCTCCGGGCATCAAGGCCGACGTGCAGGCGGCTCTGGCGCACTCCATCCCCGCCCTGCGCTCCGCCATCGCGAGGCTGAAGGCATCCAACGAAACGTCCGACGCGGATGAGACCCGCGGGGCCATCGCGGAGCTCttccagctggtggaggaggcctGGGTTTTGCCCGCCGCGGGACGTCAGGTGGCCGAGGAGATCTGCAACAGGATCCGGCTGGATGGAGGCCTGGATCTGCTGCTACAGCTTCAGCTGACCCCTGCTGTGGAGATCACTTATGAGTCCGCCAAACTGCTGGAGCAGATACTGATCTCCGAAAACAGGTACAGGGACAACACGACTGCTTGAGCAGCTTTGAACCGCGTTGGATTGTCTCAATTGGTTGtttctgcttgtgtgtttgtcattcCCATGCATGTTTGAGGCTGTTTTGCTACCTGTAATTAAATGCTGCACATCTTGGcacagggatgaaaaaaaagacacacaggcaACTTAAAATATCATGCAATAAAAGGGTTGGTGTTTCCACCAAATGATCCAGCTGAGACAAAATAACAGAATAACCAACATACAACAATATCTTGGGAAATGGAAATTAGCATGTCATTGTTTTACAGCatatttttctgtttcctcCATCTTGTCTTTGTTCCACCAGCAGTCCAACACCAAACTATAATAACGTGTTGTTTCCATCTCTCAGATGTTTgtgcctcatttatttttttgatgagTATCTCTTTGCTGCAAACATCTGTTGACAGAGATTATATAGCACGCATGGGTCTCGGGGTGGTCCTCAACCTGACTCGGCACCAGGAAGACGCGCAGCTGGCTCGCAGCGTCTCAGGGATCCTGGAGCACATGTTCAAACACAGCGAGGAGACGTCGGTCCACCTCATCTCTAACGGCGCACTGGATGCCCTCCTCTTCTGGTGCCGGGGCACGGACCCCACTGTCCTGCGCCACTGTGCCGTGGCGCTAGCAAACTGCGCCATGTACGGAGGCCACCGCTGCCAGCGGTTGATGATCGAGAGACAGGCAGCCGAGTGGCTTTTCCCACTGGCTTTTTCCAAAGAGGATGAACTCATTCGCTTCTACGCGTGTCTGGCGGTGACAGTGTTAGCTGCCAACAAAGAAATTGAAAAAGAGGTGGTGAAGTCGGGAACCTTAGAGCTGGTGGAGCCATTCATCGCTTCTTTGGATCCGGATGACTTTGCCCGCAGTTTGTTGGACAGTTCAGACTCCATGCAGGGTAAGACAGCGGCCGATCTGCAGCATCTCTTGCCGTTGCTTGATGGCACGCGAGTGGAGGGAAAGTGCATCGCAGCCTTTTACCTTTGCGTTGAGACCAGCATCAAGTCTCGTCAGCGCAACACTAAGGTACGATCACTGTCCCTCTTTTATAGAGGTCACATGTTCAGGTGATTCTGTCTGGAAGCTTTGTCGTTACTCAGTTTGAAACTGTGCTTCGTTCAAGATATTTCAAGAGATCGGAGCAGTGCAGAGCCTCAAGAGAATCGTCATGTACTCCAGTAATGGCACAGCCTGTGCCCTCGCCAAACGGGCACTGAGCATGATGGGGGAAGAAGTACCGAAACATATCCTGCCATGTGTGCCCAACTGGAAAACATGTGAAGTGCAGACCTGGCTGCAGCAGGTCGGCTTCAGTGCCTACTGTGAACGTTTCCAGGTGGGTTGAACAATTCCTTTACTCAACAGATCCAGTTGATATACAACCTGGGTCTGACATTTTAACTGTCTTGCTGTGTAGGAGCTCCAGGTGGATGGAGACCTCCTGCTGAACATCACAGACCAGGAACTGAGCACCGACCTTGGCATGACGGCAGGCCTCACTCGCAAGAGGCAAGTGGTGCAAACCGTTAAACACACTAGCACTATGTTAACGCCGGACTGACAAACAACACCGCTCTGTCCGACCCTGCAGGTTTTTGAGAGACTTGCGCGTGTTGAAGACGTACGCCAACTACTCCACATGCGACCCAAACAATATGGCCGACTGGTTAGTCATGTTGGACCCTCGTTTCCGTCAGTACACCTACGGCCTGGTCCAGTCCGGCGTTGACCGCAACATTGTCCAGAGCCTGACCGATCAGCAGCTCCAACACGACTGCCACATAGACAACGGAGTCCACAGAGCCAGGATACTCTCGGCCAACCGCGGGCCCTCTAAACCGTGCCACACAGACGCCCAGCCTGCAGGGCCCGACGTCTTCATCAGCTACCGCAGGACCACCGGCTCCCAGCTGGCCAGGTCAGAATTGAAACAGCACTAGTAGGAACAAAAATCCAAAAGAGTTTAACCGAACAGGGTCCGAACGCAAGTGTACTAAAGCTACATCCTTCTCATTTGCTCTTCCGCCCCAAGTCTTCTGAAGGTGCACCTGCAGGTTCGAGGGTACAGTGTA
Encoded proteins:
- the sarm1 gene encoding NAD(+) hydrolase SARM1, with product MLLSLTLFLWRLYQRLSIMFSSERLTVPEYVSRLQRGRRGSGSGSGSGCEPKAVSPGIKADVQAALAHSIPALRSAIARLKASNETSDADETRGAIAELFQLVEEAWVLPAAGRQVAEEICNRIRLDGGLDLLLQLQLTPAVEITYESAKLLEQILISENRDYIARMGLGVVLNLTRHQEDAQLARSVSGILEHMFKHSEETSVHLISNGALDALLFWCRGTDPTVLRHCAVALANCAMYGGHRCQRLMIERQAAEWLFPLAFSKEDELIRFYACLAVTVLAANKEIEKEVVKSGTLELVEPFIASLDPDDFARSLLDSSDSMQGKTAADLQHLLPLLDGTRVEGKCIAAFYLCVETSIKSRQRNTKIFQEIGAVQSLKRIVMYSSNGTACALAKRALSMMGEEVPKHILPCVPNWKTCEVQTWLQQVGFSAYCERFQELQVDGDLLLNITDQELSTDLGMTAGLTRKRFLRDLRVLKTYANYSTCDPNNMADWLVMLDPRFRQYTYGLVQSGVDRNIVQSLTDQQLQHDCHIDNGVHRARILSANRGPSKPCHTDAQPAGPDVFISYRRTTGSQLASLLKVHLQVRGYSVFIDVEKLESGKFEDKLIQSVQRARNFILVLSANALDKCMGDTAMKDWVHKEIVTALTCKKNIVPVTDQFMWPDPTLLPEDMRTILNFNGIKWSHEYQEATIEKILRFLKGQQDQTDGKEEKKK